TGGTCAACGTGTTGCGACGGTCGCGCTGAAATGGCAGCTCGACTTATCAAATCATAATAAAACAAGACATGAAGCTAACTGATGTTTGTCGCAGGACCATGCTGACCAAGGTAAGCCACGAGCTTTTGTCGCGCACGAAATCTGCGCGCTGGCGGTGTTCCGGAATACCCGGTTTCGGCACGTCGCGATAGTGCCGCTGCGACACCTCCATCTACTTAGCCTCTGCTAACAGTTCTCGCTGGTATAGTGCTCCACGATTCGCTGCTAGCAGCGTCTGCGCACCAGCACTTGTCGCAGCacccgcaacaaccccgccCGCAACAGCCGGCAGCACAACCTCACCACCTACAACCCAATACCACCAGCCCGCGAGACCAGAACAACATTGATCCTGCTATCTCCGGAGCTGCAATGCTTCCACCCCCAACCCAGCAGACCCCACCGGGAACTGAACCGCCTGGTGATGACGAGTCGCCAAAAACCTATGGGAAACGACCGCTATCTACCTCGAAGCGCGCGGCTCAAAACCGTGCCGCACAAGTACGTGAATCTGATTGGTACCCACAGAATTCTACTAACTGGCGCAGAGAGCTTTCCGTCAGCGCAAAGAGAGCTACATCCGAAAGTTGGAGGAGCAGGTGAAGGAGTATGAGGTCATGTCGCAGGAGTTCAAAGCTTTGCAGTCTGAAAATTACCAACTT
This is a stretch of genomic DNA from Aspergillus puulaauensis MK2 DNA, chromosome 8, nearly complete sequence. It encodes these proteins:
- a CDS encoding uncharacterized protein (COG:K;~EggNog:ENOG410PRVF;~InterPro:IPR004827;~PFAM:PF00170;~go_function: GO:0003700 - DNA-binding transcription factor activity [Evidence IEA];~go_process: GO:0006355 - regulation of transcription, DNA-templated [Evidence IEA]); the encoded protein is MQPALAPAPHPSMQTSAQDHADQVLHDSLLAASAHQHLSQHPQQPRPQQPAAQPHHLQPNTTSPRDQNNIDPAISGAAMLPPPTQQTPPGTEPPGDDESPKTYGKRPLSTSKRAAQNRAAQRAFRQRKESYIRKLEEQVKEYEVMSQEFKALQSENYQLREYIINLQSRLLDSHGEVPELPGNIDLSQPRAEISVPQPVPRPTQGGQAPQQGSPQSQVSIANDDMNSLNRIAEAGLGMRKHPNEEAFLNNNFQPRRGRGDEGQDSSEPTKTEGQSHGLPLVS